A DNA window from bacterium contains the following coding sequences:
- a CDS encoding glycosyltransferase family 9 protein, translating to MKNRTFDLPADSRIRRILIIKWSALGDVVISTASFQDIRKAFPQAVIDLHTLPPYAELFVHDPSFNEVFTIDVRRNQGWAGMGRCLRFLLGRSYDAVFDLQSNDRSRLLMILWRLTGRAPRWRVGNHRRFPYNVARAPGSRALHAFDVHRDTLAAAGIPTPTERPVLHPGEDHRRRCGEIMAAHGLVEGGFAVLFPGSKAGGLLKRWGAGRYAALAEMLREHGLEKVVTLGGPDDREECARIASLCGGDWLVDLCGQTRILDLVPLCAAARLIVSNDTGTAHVASCTATPMLVICGPTDPRRVKPVGANVRAIQAELGCINCYARECDHHSCMKNLTPDMVFAKLADILSGHGR from the coding sequence ATGAAGAACCGGACTTTCGACCTTCCCGCCGATTCCCGCATCCGGCGAATCCTCATCATCAAGTGGAGCGCCTTGGGGGACGTGGTGATTTCCACCGCATCGTTCCAAGACATCCGGAAGGCGTTTCCGCAAGCCGTCATCGACCTGCACACCCTGCCCCCCTACGCGGAGCTCTTCGTCCATGATCCCTCGTTCAACGAAGTCTTCACGATCGACGTGCGGCGGAACCAGGGGTGGGCGGGGATGGGAAGATGTCTCCGTTTTCTCCTCGGCAGGAGCTACGATGCCGTGTTCGACCTGCAAAGCAACGACCGGAGCCGCCTGTTGATGATCCTCTGGCGGCTGACCGGCAGGGCCCCGCGATGGCGCGTCGGGAACCATCGCCGGTTTCCCTACAATGTCGCCCGGGCCCCCGGATCCCGCGCACTGCACGCATTCGATGTGCATCGGGACACCCTGGCCGCGGCCGGGATCCCGACGCCGACGGAACGCCCCGTCCTGCACCCCGGCGAGGACCATCGCCGCCGCTGCGGCGAGATCATGGCGGCCCACGGGCTGGTGGAAGGCGGCTTCGCCGTGCTCTTTCCGGGCAGCAAGGCGGGCGGCTTGCTCAAGCGCTGGGGGGCCGGGCGGTATGCCGCGCTTGCCGAGATGCTCCGGGAGCACGGGCTGGAAAAAGTGGTGACGCTGGGAGGGCCCGACGACCGGGAGGAGTGCGCGCGGATCGCCTCCCTGTGCGGCGGAGATTGGCTGGTCGATCTCTGCGGCCAGACCCGGATCCTGGATCTCGTCCCGTTGTGCGCGGCGGCCCGGCTGATCGTGTCGAACGATACCGGGACCGCGCACGTCGCTTCCTGCACCGCGACGCCGATGCTGGTGATCTGCGGGCCGACCGATCCGCGCCGGGTCAAGCCGGTCGGGGCGAACGTCCGGGCCATACAGGCCGAACTGGGCTGCATCAACTGTTATGCCAGGGAGTGCGACCACCACTCCTGCATGAAGAACCTCACACCCGACATGGTGTTCGCGAAACTCGCCGACATCCTTTCCGGTCATGGCAGATAA
- a CDS encoding inositol monophosphatase family protein has protein sequence MGNRELLEFVEELARGGGGILRKSYGGQQKIHFKGEINLVTDVDRESEGYILGRIRKRFPDHGLLSEESPERVSPSPYRWIVDPLDGTTNYAHGYPCFCVSVAVEHKGAVVAGAVYDPLLDESFTAAKGEGAFRNGERIAVSKIAELRKSLLATGFAYDVNTSTDDNFDYFRAFVLTGQAIRRDGSAALDLCYLACGRFDGFWELKLKPWDTAAGLLILHEAGGISTRLDGGGYDIHQPDLLASNGRIHEQMIEVIRKAKK, from the coding sequence ATGGGAAACCGGGAGTTGCTGGAGTTCGTCGAGGAACTGGCCCGCGGCGGCGGCGGGATCCTCCGGAAAAGCTACGGGGGTCAGCAGAAGATCCACTTCAAGGGGGAGATCAACCTGGTGACCGACGTGGACCGGGAGTCGGAAGGGTACATTCTCGGGCGGATCCGGAAACGGTTCCCGGACCACGGGCTGCTGTCGGAGGAAAGCCCCGAGCGGGTTTCCCCGTCGCCGTACCGGTGGATCGTCGATCCCCTGGACGGAACGACGAACTATGCCCACGGCTACCCGTGCTTCTGCGTCTCCGTGGCGGTCGAGCACAAAGGGGCGGTCGTGGCGGGAGCGGTATACGACCCCCTCCTCGACGAATCGTTCACGGCGGCGAAAGGAGAGGGGGCGTTCCGGAACGGGGAACGGATCGCCGTCTCGAAGATCGCGGAACTGCGGAAGTCGCTCCTGGCCACCGGCTTCGCCTACGACGTCAACACGTCCACGGACGACAACTTCGACTACTTCCGGGCGTTCGTGCTGACCGGGCAGGCGATCCGCCGGGACGGATCCGCCGCGCTCGACCTTTGCTACCTGGCGTGCGGGCGGTTCGACGGGTTCTGGGAGTTGAAGCTGAAGCCTTGGGACACGGCGGCCGGGTTGCTCATCCTCCACGAGGCGGGAGGGATCTCGACCCGTCTCGACGGAGGGGGGTACGACATCCATCAGCCGGACCTGCTGGCCTCGAACGGGCGCATCCACGAGCAGATGATCGAGGTGATCCGCAAGGCGAAAAAATAG
- a CDS encoding polysaccharide pyruvyl transferase family protein yields MIALPSCFDIFRRKNVLNVYWYRNIVNFGDTVNPYLVKELGRKHVRWVNPKKIKKDYYLCAGSVLGKANGNATIWGSGFMRGDEKLGSAPKKIHAVRGPLTRELLSRQGMECPDVFGDPVLLLPFLHRPKPEKLYKLGIIPHFVDKDHPWLRKEPSGGIRIIDIQNRNIFAFIEDVNRCERVISSSLHGLIIADAYSIPSRWVKFSDKIGGGNFKFLDYYKSIGKTTDRPMEITDRTTIEDILKEISIFEPLRIDLSKLARSCPFIDEQVLTSLLLKIDTPGPS; encoded by the coding sequence ATGATTGCGTTACCATCCTGTTTCGACATATTCAGGAGAAAAAACGTCCTGAATGTCTATTGGTACAGGAATATCGTAAACTTCGGTGACACCGTCAATCCGTATCTGGTCAAAGAGCTCGGCAGGAAACATGTCCGTTGGGTAAATCCGAAAAAAATCAAGAAGGACTACTACCTGTGTGCCGGATCGGTGCTGGGGAAAGCCAACGGAAACGCGACGATCTGGGGAAGCGGTTTCATGCGCGGAGATGAGAAATTAGGTTCCGCTCCGAAAAAAATCCATGCGGTCCGAGGCCCTCTGACCCGGGAACTCCTGTCGAGGCAAGGCATGGAATGTCCGGACGTCTTCGGAGACCCGGTATTGCTGTTGCCGTTTCTCCACCGGCCGAAACCGGAGAAACTCTACAAACTGGGAATCATTCCCCATTTCGTCGACAAGGATCATCCGTGGCTGAGGAAGGAGCCATCCGGTGGAATACGGATCATCGACATACAAAACAGGAACATCTTTGCGTTTATCGAGGATGTAAACCGCTGCGAACGCGTCATATCCAGTTCATTGCACGGATTGATTATCGCCGACGCCTATTCCATCCCCTCGCGCTGGGTGAAATTTTCCGACAAGATCGGAGGGGGCAATTTCAAGTTTCTCGATTACTACAAATCCATCGGGAAAACAACGGACAGGCCGATGGAAATAACGGATCGCACTACGATCGAAGATATCCTGAAGGAAATAAGCATATTTGAACCGTTGCGGATCGACTTGTCGAAATTGGCGCGCTCCTGTCCTTTCATCGACGAGCAAGTGCTCACCTCGCTGCTTTTAAAAATCGATACCCCTGGTCCTTCTTGA
- a CDS encoding glycosyltransferase family 2 protein: protein MSLVTVLLLTYNQEKTLARAFDSILEQKTRFDFEIHVLEDCSTDGTAEACRAYQNRYPGRIKLFLNEKNVGVSGNLKQGILRVQSPYYAFLEGDDYWVDPGKLQLQVDALELHPECTLCGHNTLFRNVSTGEERPFIPPEDNKDSGVYKLGDGLSIHPSSRMYRNCVDMTNVPEFMVLDTHIYMIYLTNGDLFYINKTMSVYNNTGTGYWSGRTKKNKKYTSLKLIRESNEYFQYKHESFHYRHSKLLKTLKGMLGIRHGWEAFYFLEGFRLRLKYILEKPEIGKSGP from the coding sequence ATGAGCCTGGTTACCGTACTGCTGTTGACCTATAACCAGGAAAAGACGTTGGCGCGGGCGTTCGACTCCATCCTCGAGCAGAAGACGCGCTTCGATTTCGAGATCCACGTGTTGGAGGATTGCTCGACGGATGGAACGGCCGAGGCCTGCCGGGCATACCAAAACAGATACCCGGGCAGGATCAAGCTCTTCCTCAACGAAAAGAATGTCGGCGTCTCGGGGAATCTGAAGCAGGGGATATTGCGTGTACAATCTCCCTATTACGCTTTTCTGGAGGGCGATGATTATTGGGTCGATCCCGGGAAGCTGCAACTCCAGGTTGACGCGCTGGAACTCCATCCGGAATGCACCCTCTGTGGTCACAACACCCTTTTCCGGAACGTGTCCACGGGGGAAGAGCGGCCATTCATCCCCCCGGAGGACAACAAGGATTCCGGTGTATACAAACTTGGAGACGGATTATCCATACACCCCTCCTCCAGGATGTATAGAAACTGCGTTGACATGACGAATGTTCCCGAATTCATGGTTCTTGACACTCACATTTACATGATTTATCTCACAAATGGAGATTTGTTCTACATTAACAAGACCATGTCCGTATACAACAACACAGGGACAGGATATTGGTCAGGACGAACAAAAAAGAACAAAAAATACACATCACTGAAACTTATCCGCGAATCGAACGAATATTTTCAATACAAACATGAGTCATTTCACTACAGGCATTCCAAACTGTTAAAGACTTTAAAGGGGATGCTTGGGATCCGGCACGGTTGGGAAGCTTTTTACTTCCTGGAAGGTTTTCGGCTACGATTGAAATATATCCTCGAAAAACCGGAAATCGGGAAATCGGGTCCATAA
- a CDS encoding lysophospholipid acyltransferase family protein, with protein MNIKNMLEFAAFRVLVGGSRLLPFRALRAFLMRFFAFIYRIGLLRPRIVETNLSIALGGTATPGQVRKAARKCVAEHGRMAAELIHEERFMNHPGESFRVSGIEHLQDAASRGRGVLILSAHYGNIVLAGYRIAQMGYPLAYVSRPVRNPAVRVELERFYTKYGNTIIPIRSSRNDASGGLKIFKHLRRGGILVVINDQDAGAEGYRSTFFGVPSFIPSGPAHFAFRSGAAVLTAFAGRHGDKVDIDIQAPIDFSNAKDITEAESLILDEYTRRLEAKVAESPELYFWFHKKWKSSPGFRARYKGETP; from the coding sequence ATGAACATCAAAAACATGCTGGAATTCGCCGCATTCCGGGTGCTCGTCGGAGGATCCCGCCTTCTCCCGTTTCGAGCGCTTCGCGCCTTCCTGATGCGATTCTTCGCGTTCATCTACCGTATCGGCCTTCTTCGCCCCCGCATCGTCGAGACGAATCTCTCCATCGCCCTGGGAGGAACGGCAACCCCCGGACAGGTCCGGAAGGCGGCGCGGAAGTGCGTCGCCGAGCACGGCCGGATGGCGGCGGAACTCATTCATGAGGAACGTTTCATGAACCATCCCGGGGAGTCGTTCCGGGTATCCGGAATCGAGCACCTGCAAGACGCGGCTTCCCGCGGCCGGGGGGTTCTCATCCTTTCCGCGCATTACGGGAACATCGTCCTTGCGGGATACCGGATCGCGCAAATGGGGTATCCGCTGGCCTACGTTTCCCGGCCGGTCCGAAACCCCGCCGTGAGGGTGGAACTCGAGCGGTTCTACACGAAATACGGCAACACGATCATCCCGATCCGGAGTTCCCGGAACGATGCCTCGGGGGGGCTCAAGATCTTCAAGCACCTCCGCCGAGGAGGGATCCTCGTGGTCATCAACGACCAGGATGCGGGGGCGGAGGGATACAGGAGCACCTTTTTCGGCGTTCCCTCCTTCATCCCGTCGGGACCGGCCCACTTCGCCTTCCGCTCCGGCGCCGCCGTGCTCACGGCCTTCGCGGGACGACATGGCGACAAGGTCGACATCGATATCCAGGCGCCGATCGACTTCTCGAACGCGAAGGACATTACGGAGGCGGAGTCGCTGATCCTCGACGAGTACACGCGGCGGCTCGAGGCGAAGGTTGCGGAATCCCCCGAGCTCTACTTCTGGTTCCACAAGAAATGGAAGTCTTCTCCCGGGTTCCGGGCAAGGTACAAGGGAGAGACCCCGTAA
- a CDS encoding glycosyltransferase family 10, which translates to MADKPPIRVKFVGNYAVRGWRRQFPGNIPSWGRCEYLFDLDAREYDWLVVYNDFPDDHREEILSCPRRQTLLVTMEPPSIKSYGRAYAAQFGYVLTSQPEWALPHGHRIFSQPALQWFYGLGRKSVRSYDQMVAAPPLDKHKDLSTVCSAKRQRHTLHDKRYRFTQALKARLPAMDIYGHGVRDMDDKAEALDDYRYHVSIENYRGVHHWTEKLADVFLAAALPFYYGCPNAGDYFPEESFIPIDIGDVGGAKEIIERAMRDREYEKRLPRILEARRRVLERYNQFAVLTREIEPRTGENLPAEPGGVILSRRLLRKRHPAVALEDFYGKCRSRVFRAFLP; encoded by the coding sequence ATGGCAGATAAACCGCCGATCCGGGTGAAATTCGTCGGCAACTACGCCGTTCGGGGCTGGCGGCGCCAGTTTCCCGGCAACATCCCGTCCTGGGGGCGTTGCGAGTATCTCTTCGACCTGGATGCCCGGGAGTACGACTGGCTTGTCGTCTACAACGATTTTCCCGACGACCACCGGGAGGAGATCCTTTCCTGCCCGCGGCGGCAGACCCTGCTGGTAACGATGGAGCCCCCCTCCATCAAGTCGTACGGGCGCGCCTACGCCGCCCAGTTCGGCTACGTCTTGACGAGCCAGCCGGAGTGGGCCCTGCCGCATGGCCATCGGATTTTTTCCCAACCGGCCCTCCAATGGTTCTACGGCCTTGGAAGGAAAAGCGTCCGTTCCTACGACCAGATGGTCGCCGCGCCCCCGCTGGACAAGCACAAGGACCTCTCGACGGTCTGTTCCGCCAAGCGGCAGCGCCATACCCTGCACGACAAGCGCTACCGGTTCACCCAGGCGCTCAAGGCAAGGCTGCCGGCCATGGACATCTATGGCCATGGGGTTCGGGATATGGACGACAAGGCCGAGGCCCTGGACGATTACCGGTATCACGTGTCGATCGAGAATTACCGCGGCGTGCATCACTGGACCGAAAAACTCGCGGATGTCTTCCTCGCCGCCGCCCTCCCGTTTTACTACGGCTGCCCCAACGCCGGAGACTATTTCCCGGAGGAGAGCTTCATCCCGATCGACATCGGCGATGTCGGGGGAGCGAAGGAAATCATCGAGCGCGCCATGCGCGATCGGGAGTACGAGAAACGTCTCCCCCGCATCCTGGAGGCCCGTCGGAGGGTACTCGAGCGATACAACCAGTTTGCCGTGCTGACCCGCGAAATCGAACCCCGGACCGGGGAGAATCTCCCCGCGGAGCCGGGTGGAGTGATCCTGTCCCGCAGGCTGTTGCGGAAACGGCACCCCGCGGTCGCCCTGGAGGATTTCTACGGCAAATGCAGATCCCGGGTCTTCCGCGCGTTCCTGCCTTGA
- a CDS encoding glycosyltransferase: MGQWTEIVADSFKGLGHPTLVHYHNEKTLAFRLDRLLRGRDIAAFSNERLRVAARGRRIDLLFSIQGKIDAATVRALRDANPGLKVVYWFGDILLDRARRRVEEAYELADRVLLSYHGDWLTMRAALGEKLAYFPFGVSERFHRLPPSSPGEQRRFSSDVAFVGTHYPERDRLLDPLAHGAAGELRVWGRGWRRSRKIRSQGRLSMTDTLKVHRNARISLNIHHHQTNDGFNMKFFEIPAAGGFELCDWQPEIERLQLGDLVATFREGDDLVDKVKYFLAREALRREMSGRFQAAVFEKYRYDARLGRLLADPGFRGEA; encoded by the coding sequence ATGGGGCAGTGGACGGAAATCGTCGCCGATTCCTTCAAGGGTCTCGGCCATCCGACACTCGTCCACTACCATAACGAGAAGACCCTGGCCTTTCGTCTCGATCGGCTCCTCCGTGGGCGGGATATCGCCGCTTTTTCCAACGAGAGGTTGCGCGTTGCGGCCCGGGGGCGGAGGATCGACCTTCTGTTCAGCATCCAGGGGAAGATCGATGCGGCCACCGTACGCGCCCTGCGCGACGCCAATCCCGGGCTCAAGGTCGTCTACTGGTTCGGCGACATCCTGCTCGACCGGGCGCGCCGGCGGGTGGAAGAGGCGTACGAACTGGCCGACCGGGTCCTGCTGTCGTACCACGGCGACTGGCTGACCATGCGCGCGGCGCTGGGGGAGAAGCTGGCCTATTTCCCGTTCGGGGTTTCGGAGCGCTTTCACCGGCTCCCCCCCTCCAGCCCCGGGGAGCAACGACGGTTTTCGTCGGATGTCGCGTTTGTCGGAACCCACTATCCCGAGCGCGACCGGCTGCTCGACCCGTTGGCGCACGGCGCGGCGGGCGAGCTCCGGGTCTGGGGGCGCGGCTGGCGGCGTTCCCGGAAGATCCGTTCGCAGGGGCGGCTGAGCATGACCGACACCCTGAAGGTGCACCGCAACGCCCGGATCTCGCTGAACATCCACCATCATCAGACCAACGACGGGTTCAACATGAAGTTCTTCGAAATCCCTGCCGCCGGCGGCTTCGAGCTTTGCGACTGGCAACCCGAAATCGAACGCCTGCAGTTGGGAGACCTGGTGGCCACGTTCCGGGAAGGGGACGACCTCGTCGACAAGGTGAAATATTTTCTCGCCCGGGAAGCCTTGCGCCGCGAGATGAGCGGGCGATTCCAGGCCGCCGTGTTCGAGAAGTACCGCTACGATGCCCGCCTCGGCCGGTTGCTGGCCGATCCCGGATTCCGGGGAGAAGCATGA
- a CDS encoding DUF2155 domain-containing protein gives MKKFTLMVAVLMMVAFAGPGCKKKEPPPPPMPPQGAPGMPGAPQGEPGAPAVEKKVVVPDEVKNAWKAVKVEVEFKEKKNKKAFSIPLNSEFKVPDSDITLKIGNFLPHFTMAADQITSGSNKLENPAAQIEVFQAGKEIFHGWLFSKYPAVHPFQNDKIGLVLLEGVKK, from the coding sequence ATGAAAAAGTTCACGCTGATGGTCGCCGTTCTCATGATGGTCGCTTTCGCGGGCCCCGGCTGCAAGAAGAAGGAACCGCCCCCGCCGCCGATGCCTCCCCAGGGCGCGCCCGGCATGCCCGGCGCTCCGCAAGGCGAACCCGGTGCGCCTGCGGTCGAGAAGAAGGTCGTCGTCCCCGACGAAGTCAAGAACGCCTGGAAAGCCGTCAAGGTCGAAGTCGAATTCAAGGAGAAGAAGAACAAGAAGGCGTTCTCCATCCCCCTGAACTCCGAGTTCAAGGTGCCCGACTCCGACATCACGCTGAAGATCGGGAACTTCCTGCCGCACTTCACGATGGCTGCCGACCAGATCACCTCCGGGTCGAACAAACTTGAGAACCCGGCGGCGCAGATTGAGGTGTTCCAGGCAGGGAAGGAGATCTTCCACGGGTGGCTGTTCTCGAAGTACCCGGCGGTTCACCCGTTCCAGAACGACAAGATCGGGCTGGTGCTTCTCGAAGGGGTAAAGAAGTAA